A genomic stretch from Helianthus annuus cultivar XRQ/B chromosome 1, HanXRQr2.0-SUNRISE, whole genome shotgun sequence includes:
- the LOC110871368 gene encoding receptor-like serine/threonine-protein kinase ALE2, translating into MLAILMLLFSLQSFDSTADTYGSVAGATDSSKLLHHHHHHHHHYHHNHRHHHHRHPHRLRTHAISPSPSSVPGCECVEPLTATPFVSPCGCVFPMKVRLVLEVSVYAVFPVVNELEIEIATGTYLTQSQVVITGASADDENKERTAIDVNLVPLGEKFDNFTAKLTSERFWHKKLSLNRTLFGNYEVVSIIYPGLPTAPNEHGPSRSPVTQLFPLTAKFVGGSQKMDRITIFVIALSALVFLVVCCAAISVFVKYKKTCSSSDVVCLAFTSSTNKRCGLGALLSNDPTSSTSASTDSTIPTSFLNVKSFSLAEVEKATDKFSSKRVLGEGGFGCVYHGIMEDGSEVAVKLLYRGNNNPNADQDFIAEVEMLSRLHHRNLVKLIGICIEKRTRCLVYELVPNGSIESHLHDKRNGLLDWDARLKIALGAARGLAYLHEDSNPRVIHRDFKAANVLLEDDFTPKVSDFGLAREATEGSHHISTRVMGTFGYVAPEYAMTGHLLVKSDVYSYGVVLLELLTGKRPVDMSQPPGEENLVTWARPLLTTQQGLQQIADPTLSGTYDFTELAKVAAIASMCVHPEVAQRPFMGEVVQALKLICNDDKDDDTTQRDSSAVESDFKADHPPSDGSWWNAGGGESPHFIYGNSNGNDSSFLTMDYSSSFHGVAGASVTINRSGPLKLVRNKSECYRLKGSVSEHGGGRLRHPSKTFWHEGSF; encoded by the exons ATGCTCGCTATTTTGATGCTATTGTTTAGTTTACAGAGTTTCGATTCTACTGCTGATACTTACG GTTCTGTTGCTGGTGCTACTGATAGCAGTAAGCTGctacatcaccaccaccaccaccaccaccactaccaccacaaccaccgccaccaccatcatCGTCATCCTCATAGGCTGAGGACTCATGCAATCTCTCCATCTCCTTCCTCTGTACCAG GTTGTGAATGTGTGGAACCACTTACTGCAACTCCTTTTGTTTCACCTTGTGGCTGTGTTTTTCCAATGAAAGTCAGACTTGTTCTAGAAGTTTCCGTGTATGCTGTTTTCCCCGTTGTGAATGAGCTAGAAATCGAGATTGCAACAGGAACATATCTAACACAGAGTCAAGTCGTAATTACGGGTGCCAGTGCTGACGATGAAAATAAAGAAAGAACAGCTATCGATGTAAACTTGGTACCATTGGGAGAAAAGTTCGATAATTTCACTGCTAAACTCACTTCTGAAAGATTTTGGCACAAGAAACTCTCGTTAAATAGAACCCTTTTTGGAAATTATGAAGTGGTATCTATTATTTATCCAG GGCTTCCTACTGCACCAAATGAGCACGGACCGAGCAGAAGTCCCGTGACCCAGTTATTCCCCTTAACTGCAAAATTTGTTGGCGGAAGTCAGAAGATGGACCGTATAACCATTTTTGTAATTGCTTTGTCAGCATTAGTATTCTTGGTTGTTTGCTGTGCCGCAATCTCCGTTTTCGTCAAGTACAAAAAGACGTGTAGTTCATCAGATGTTGTTTGCCTTGCTTTTACATCATCCACTAACAAGAGATGTG GACTTGGAGCATTGTTATCAAATGATCCAACAAGTTCGACATCTGCATCTACCGACTCCACCATACCTACTTCGTTTCTTAACGTTAAGTCGTTTTCACTAGCTGAAGTAGAGAAAGCCACTGATAAGTTCAGCTCTAAACGAGTTTTGGGTGAAGGTGGTTTCGGTTGTGTTTATCATGGGATCATGGAAGACGGATCGGAAGTTGCTGTGAAATTGCTTTATAGAGGCAATAATAATCCGAACGCAGACCAAGATTTTATCGCAGAAGTTGAGATGTTAAGCCGGTTGCATCACCGTAACCTTGTTAAACTCATTGGTATATGCATCGAAAAGCGCACACGTTGCTTGGTTTATGAGCTTGTTCCAAATGGCAGCATTGAATCCCATTTGCACG ATAAGCGAAACGGACTTCTTGATTGGGATGCAAGGTTAAAAATTGCACTTGGTGCGGCCAGAGGGTTGGCTTATCTTCATGAAGATTCTAATCCTCGTGTGATTCACCGTGATTTTAAGGCTGCCAATGTTTTGCTGGAAGACGATTTTACCCCTAAGGTATCGGATTTTGGGTTGGCAAGGGAAGCTACAGAAGGTAGTCATCATATTTCTACACGAGTCATGGGAACTTTCGG TTATGTGGCACCCGAATACGCAATGACAGGCCATCTTCTAGTCAAAAGCGACGTCTATAGTTACGGTGTTGTGCTCCTAGAGCTTCTCACCGGCAAAAGACCAGTAGACATGTCTCAACCTCCCGGCGAAGAAAACCTCGTGACCTGGGCTCGACCACTTCTCACAACCCAACAAGGTCTACAACAGATAGCTGACCCAACCCTATCCGGGACCTACGACTTCACCGAGTTAGCCAAAGTGGCTGCAATCGCCTCCATGTGTGTGCACCCAGAAGTGGCTCAACGGCCTTTCATGGGCGAAGTAGTCCAAGCCCTGAAACTCATATGCAACGACGACAAAGACGACGATACTACTCAACGGGACTCCTCAGCTGTGGAATCCGACTTCAAAGCCGACCACCCCCCTTCCGATGGCAGCTGGTGGAATGCCGGCGGGGGTGAGTCACCACATTTTATATATGGTAACAGTAACGGTAACGATTCTTCGTTTTTAACAATGGATTATAGCTCGAGCTTCCATGGAGTGGCTGGGGCCTCGGTGACCATTAACCGATCCGGCCCGCTTAAATTGGTTCGGAATAAGTCCGAGTGTTATAGATTGAAAGGGAGCGTGAGTGAACATGGTGGGGGTAGACTAAGACACCCCTCCAAGACTTTTTGGCATGAAGGTTCGTTTTAG
- the LOC110871327 gene encoding ribokinase isoform X4 has product MTAIHSTSTMLSTFISSSSRSTAVRSNMLSPSNLIETPVVLGFGGVSVDLLATVASFPNPDDKIRSTSMKVQGGGNAGNALTCAARLGLNARLISKVANDVQGRGVLEELRADGVDVSFFVVSEEGNSPFTYVIVDNQTKTRTCIHTPGSPRMTPDDLTTSTVSSALNGVQLAYFDVRLHETALVVAHEANKRGIPILIDAERLREGLDEFLNLSDYVMCSAKLPQAWTKAPTVSSALVSMLLRLPKVKFVIVTLGADGCIMLERNDATIEEMDVDNLLKLLKQKLDCGQTAPTCVSSGITRLQAKGVGSVCGRLFLGTAEKIPEPELVDTTGAGDAFIGAILYAICTNRPPEQMLPFAAQVAAISCRALGARTGLPRLSDPRLTPFLG; this is encoded by the exons ATGACAGCTATACACTCCACAAGCACCATGCTCTCCACcttcatttcctcttcttcacGCTCCACTGCCGTCAG GTCAAACATGTTGTCTCCGTCAAATCTGATTGAAACGCCAGTCGTA CTTGGATTCGGTGGTGTTTCGGTGGATCTGTTGGCGACTGTAGCGTCCTTTCCTAATCCTGACGATAAGATCAGAAGCACTAGCATGAAG GTTCAAGGAGGTGGTAATGCAGGGAATGCCCTAACGTGTGCAGCTCGTTTAGGATTAAATGCAAGGTTGATATCCAAG GTCGCCAATGACGTGCAAGGGCGAGGAGTCTTGGAAGAATTAAGAGCTGATGGTGTAGATGTCTCGTTTTTTGTG GTATCAGAAGAAGGAAATTCACCATTTACCTATGTCATTGTGGATAATCAAAC GAAAACTCGAACTTGCATTCATACTCCAGGGTCACCTCGTATGACTCCAGATGACCTCACAACCTCAACTGTGTCATCTGCATTGAACGGCGTGCAGCTTGCTTATTTCGATGTACGATTGCATGAAACCGCTTTAGTTGTTGCACATGAG GCAAACAAGAGGGGTATACCTATTTTAATTGATGCTGAAAGATTAAGAGAAGGATTGGACGAGTTTTTGAATTTATCGGACTATGTTATGTGCTCTGCTAAGCTTCCACAG GCATGGACCAAAGCTCCAACTGTTTCAAGCGCCCTTGTTTCCATGCTGTTAAGATTGCCAAAGGTCAAATTTGTCATTGTGACTTTGGGTGCGGATGGTTGCATAATGCTTGAGAGAA ATGATGCTACAATTGAAGAAATGGATGTAGACAATCTACTTAAACTATTAAAGCAGAAACTTGATTGTGGTCAAACTGCTCCTACATGCGTTTCATCA GGTATTACAAGATTGCAAGCCAAAGGCGTGGGGAGTGTCTGTGGTAGGCTATTTCTTGGAACAGCTGAGAAGATTCCAGAACCAGAACTCGTTGATACGACAGGTGCTGGAGATGCATTTATAGGGGCTATCCTTTATG CTATTTGCACCAACAGGCCACCAGAACAAATGTTACCCTTTGCAGCTCAAGTG GCAGCAATTAGTTGCCGGGCTTTGGGAGCTCGAACAGGCCTTCCACGTCTATCAGATCCTCGATTAACGCCTTTTTTAGGTTAG
- the LOC110871327 gene encoding ribokinase isoform X1 — MTAIHSTSTMLSTFISSSSRSTAVRSNMLSPSNLIETPVVLGFGGVSVDLLATVASFPNPDDKIRSTSMKVQGGGNAGNALTCAARLGLNARLISKVANDVQGRGVLEELRADGVDVSFFVVSEEGNSPFTYVIVDNQTKTRTCIHTPGSPRMTPDDLTTSTVSSALNGVQLAYFDVRLHETALVVAHEANKRGIPILIDAERLREGLDEFLNLSDYVMCSAKLPQAWTKAPTVSSALVSMLLRLPKVKFVIVTLGADGCIMLERSITVPADDATIEEMDVDNLLKLLKQKLDCGQTAPTCVSSGITRLQAKGVGSVCGRLFLGTAEKIPEPELVDTTGAGDAFIGAILYAICTNRPPEQMLPFAAQVAAISCRALGARTGLPRLSDPRLTPFLG, encoded by the exons ATGACAGCTATACACTCCACAAGCACCATGCTCTCCACcttcatttcctcttcttcacGCTCCACTGCCGTCAG GTCAAACATGTTGTCTCCGTCAAATCTGATTGAAACGCCAGTCGTA CTTGGATTCGGTGGTGTTTCGGTGGATCTGTTGGCGACTGTAGCGTCCTTTCCTAATCCTGACGATAAGATCAGAAGCACTAGCATGAAG GTTCAAGGAGGTGGTAATGCAGGGAATGCCCTAACGTGTGCAGCTCGTTTAGGATTAAATGCAAGGTTGATATCCAAG GTCGCCAATGACGTGCAAGGGCGAGGAGTCTTGGAAGAATTAAGAGCTGATGGTGTAGATGTCTCGTTTTTTGTG GTATCAGAAGAAGGAAATTCACCATTTACCTATGTCATTGTGGATAATCAAAC GAAAACTCGAACTTGCATTCATACTCCAGGGTCACCTCGTATGACTCCAGATGACCTCACAACCTCAACTGTGTCATCTGCATTGAACGGCGTGCAGCTTGCTTATTTCGATGTACGATTGCATGAAACCGCTTTAGTTGTTGCACATGAG GCAAACAAGAGGGGTATACCTATTTTAATTGATGCTGAAAGATTAAGAGAAGGATTGGACGAGTTTTTGAATTTATCGGACTATGTTATGTGCTCTGCTAAGCTTCCACAG GCATGGACCAAAGCTCCAACTGTTTCAAGCGCCCTTGTTTCCATGCTGTTAAGATTGCCAAAGGTCAAATTTGTCATTGTGACTTTGGGTGCGGATGGTTGCATAATGCTTGAGAGAAGTATAACTG TTCCAGCAGATGATGCTACAATTGAAGAAATGGATGTAGACAATCTACTTAAACTATTAAAGCAGAAACTTGATTGTGGTCAAACTGCTCCTACATGCGTTTCATCA GGTATTACAAGATTGCAAGCCAAAGGCGTGGGGAGTGTCTGTGGTAGGCTATTTCTTGGAACAGCTGAGAAGATTCCAGAACCAGAACTCGTTGATACGACAGGTGCTGGAGATGCATTTATAGGGGCTATCCTTTATG CTATTTGCACCAACAGGCCACCAGAACAAATGTTACCCTTTGCAGCTCAAGTG GCAGCAATTAGTTGCCGGGCTTTGGGAGCTCGAACAGGCCTTCCACGTCTATCAGATCCTCGATTAACGCCTTTTTTAGGTTAG
- the LOC110871327 gene encoding ribokinase isoform X3, whose product MTAIHSTSTMLSTFISSSSRSTAVRSNMLSPSNLIETPVVLGFGGVSVDLLATVASFPNPDDKIRSTSMKVQGGGNAGNALTCAARLGLNARLISKVANDVQGRGVLEELRADGVDVSFFVVSEEGNSPFTYVIVDNQTKTRTCIHTPGSPRMTPDDLTTSTVSSALNGVQLAYFDVRLHETALVVAHEANKRGIPILIDAERLREGLDEFLNLSDYVMCSAKLPQAWTKAPTVSSALVSMLLRLPKVKFVIVTLGADGCIMLERIPADDATIEEMDVDNLLKLLKQKLDCGQTAPTCVSSGITRLQAKGVGSVCGRLFLGTAEKIPEPELVDTTGAGDAFIGAILYAICTNRPPEQMLPFAAQVAAISCRALGARTGLPRLSDPRLTPFLG is encoded by the exons ATGACAGCTATACACTCCACAAGCACCATGCTCTCCACcttcatttcctcttcttcacGCTCCACTGCCGTCAG GTCAAACATGTTGTCTCCGTCAAATCTGATTGAAACGCCAGTCGTA CTTGGATTCGGTGGTGTTTCGGTGGATCTGTTGGCGACTGTAGCGTCCTTTCCTAATCCTGACGATAAGATCAGAAGCACTAGCATGAAG GTTCAAGGAGGTGGTAATGCAGGGAATGCCCTAACGTGTGCAGCTCGTTTAGGATTAAATGCAAGGTTGATATCCAAG GTCGCCAATGACGTGCAAGGGCGAGGAGTCTTGGAAGAATTAAGAGCTGATGGTGTAGATGTCTCGTTTTTTGTG GTATCAGAAGAAGGAAATTCACCATTTACCTATGTCATTGTGGATAATCAAAC GAAAACTCGAACTTGCATTCATACTCCAGGGTCACCTCGTATGACTCCAGATGACCTCACAACCTCAACTGTGTCATCTGCATTGAACGGCGTGCAGCTTGCTTATTTCGATGTACGATTGCATGAAACCGCTTTAGTTGTTGCACATGAG GCAAACAAGAGGGGTATACCTATTTTAATTGATGCTGAAAGATTAAGAGAAGGATTGGACGAGTTTTTGAATTTATCGGACTATGTTATGTGCTCTGCTAAGCTTCCACAG GCATGGACCAAAGCTCCAACTGTTTCAAGCGCCCTTGTTTCCATGCTGTTAAGATTGCCAAAGGTCAAATTTGTCATTGTGACTTTGGGTGCGGATGGTTGCATAATGCTTGAGAGAA TTCCAGCAGATGATGCTACAATTGAAGAAATGGATGTAGACAATCTACTTAAACTATTAAAGCAGAAACTTGATTGTGGTCAAACTGCTCCTACATGCGTTTCATCA GGTATTACAAGATTGCAAGCCAAAGGCGTGGGGAGTGTCTGTGGTAGGCTATTTCTTGGAACAGCTGAGAAGATTCCAGAACCAGAACTCGTTGATACGACAGGTGCTGGAGATGCATTTATAGGGGCTATCCTTTATG CTATTTGCACCAACAGGCCACCAGAACAAATGTTACCCTTTGCAGCTCAAGTG GCAGCAATTAGTTGCCGGGCTTTGGGAGCTCGAACAGGCCTTCCACGTCTATCAGATCCTCGATTAACGCCTTTTTTAGGTTAG
- the LOC110871327 gene encoding ribokinase isoform X2 — translation MTAIHSTSTMLSTFISSSSRSTAVRSNMLSPSNLIETPVVLGFGGVSVDLLATVASFPNPDDKIRSTSMKVQGGGNAGNALTCAARLGLNARLISKVANDVQGRGVLEELRADGVDVSFFVVSEEGNSPFTYVIVDNQTKTRTCIHTPGSPRMTPDDLTTSTVSSALNGVQLAYFDVRLHETALVVAHEANKRGIPILIDAERLREGLDEFLNLSDYVMCSAKLPQAWTKAPTVSSALVSMLLRLPKVKFVIVTLGADGCIMLERSITDDATIEEMDVDNLLKLLKQKLDCGQTAPTCVSSGITRLQAKGVGSVCGRLFLGTAEKIPEPELVDTTGAGDAFIGAILYAICTNRPPEQMLPFAAQVAAISCRALGARTGLPRLSDPRLTPFLG, via the exons ATGACAGCTATACACTCCACAAGCACCATGCTCTCCACcttcatttcctcttcttcacGCTCCACTGCCGTCAG GTCAAACATGTTGTCTCCGTCAAATCTGATTGAAACGCCAGTCGTA CTTGGATTCGGTGGTGTTTCGGTGGATCTGTTGGCGACTGTAGCGTCCTTTCCTAATCCTGACGATAAGATCAGAAGCACTAGCATGAAG GTTCAAGGAGGTGGTAATGCAGGGAATGCCCTAACGTGTGCAGCTCGTTTAGGATTAAATGCAAGGTTGATATCCAAG GTCGCCAATGACGTGCAAGGGCGAGGAGTCTTGGAAGAATTAAGAGCTGATGGTGTAGATGTCTCGTTTTTTGTG GTATCAGAAGAAGGAAATTCACCATTTACCTATGTCATTGTGGATAATCAAAC GAAAACTCGAACTTGCATTCATACTCCAGGGTCACCTCGTATGACTCCAGATGACCTCACAACCTCAACTGTGTCATCTGCATTGAACGGCGTGCAGCTTGCTTATTTCGATGTACGATTGCATGAAACCGCTTTAGTTGTTGCACATGAG GCAAACAAGAGGGGTATACCTATTTTAATTGATGCTGAAAGATTAAGAGAAGGATTGGACGAGTTTTTGAATTTATCGGACTATGTTATGTGCTCTGCTAAGCTTCCACAG GCATGGACCAAAGCTCCAACTGTTTCAAGCGCCCTTGTTTCCATGCTGTTAAGATTGCCAAAGGTCAAATTTGTCATTGTGACTTTGGGTGCGGATGGTTGCATAATGCTTGAGAGAAGTATAACTG ATGATGCTACAATTGAAGAAATGGATGTAGACAATCTACTTAAACTATTAAAGCAGAAACTTGATTGTGGTCAAACTGCTCCTACATGCGTTTCATCA GGTATTACAAGATTGCAAGCCAAAGGCGTGGGGAGTGTCTGTGGTAGGCTATTTCTTGGAACAGCTGAGAAGATTCCAGAACCAGAACTCGTTGATACGACAGGTGCTGGAGATGCATTTATAGGGGCTATCCTTTATG CTATTTGCACCAACAGGCCACCAGAACAAATGTTACCCTTTGCAGCTCAAGTG GCAGCAATTAGTTGCCGGGCTTTGGGAGCTCGAACAGGCCTTCCACGTCTATCAGATCCTCGATTAACGCCTTTTTTAGGTTAG
- the LOC110871327 gene encoding ribokinase isoform X5 has translation MTAIHSTSTMLSTFISSSSRSTAVRSNMLSPSNLIETPVVLGFGGVSVDLLATVASFPNPDDKIRSTSMKVQGGGNAGNALTCAARLGLNARLISKVANDVQGRGVLEELRADGVDVSFFVVSEEGNSPFTYVIVDNQTKTRTCIHTPGSPRMTPDDLTTSTVSSALNGVQLAYFDVRLHETALVVAHEANKRGIPILIDAERLREGLDEFLNLSDYVMCSAKLPQAWTKAPTVSSALVSMLLRLPKVKFVIVTLGADGCIMLERSITVPADDATIEEMDVDNLLKLLKQKLDCGQTAPTCVSSGITRLQAKGVGSVCGRLFLGTAEKIPEPELVDTTGAGDAFIGAILYAICTNRPPEQMLPFAAQVVSIKVTRSN, from the exons ATGACAGCTATACACTCCACAAGCACCATGCTCTCCACcttcatttcctcttcttcacGCTCCACTGCCGTCAG GTCAAACATGTTGTCTCCGTCAAATCTGATTGAAACGCCAGTCGTA CTTGGATTCGGTGGTGTTTCGGTGGATCTGTTGGCGACTGTAGCGTCCTTTCCTAATCCTGACGATAAGATCAGAAGCACTAGCATGAAG GTTCAAGGAGGTGGTAATGCAGGGAATGCCCTAACGTGTGCAGCTCGTTTAGGATTAAATGCAAGGTTGATATCCAAG GTCGCCAATGACGTGCAAGGGCGAGGAGTCTTGGAAGAATTAAGAGCTGATGGTGTAGATGTCTCGTTTTTTGTG GTATCAGAAGAAGGAAATTCACCATTTACCTATGTCATTGTGGATAATCAAAC GAAAACTCGAACTTGCATTCATACTCCAGGGTCACCTCGTATGACTCCAGATGACCTCACAACCTCAACTGTGTCATCTGCATTGAACGGCGTGCAGCTTGCTTATTTCGATGTACGATTGCATGAAACCGCTTTAGTTGTTGCACATGAG GCAAACAAGAGGGGTATACCTATTTTAATTGATGCTGAAAGATTAAGAGAAGGATTGGACGAGTTTTTGAATTTATCGGACTATGTTATGTGCTCTGCTAAGCTTCCACAG GCATGGACCAAAGCTCCAACTGTTTCAAGCGCCCTTGTTTCCATGCTGTTAAGATTGCCAAAGGTCAAATTTGTCATTGTGACTTTGGGTGCGGATGGTTGCATAATGCTTGAGAGAAGTATAACTG TTCCAGCAGATGATGCTACAATTGAAGAAATGGATGTAGACAATCTACTTAAACTATTAAAGCAGAAACTTGATTGTGGTCAAACTGCTCCTACATGCGTTTCATCA GGTATTACAAGATTGCAAGCCAAAGGCGTGGGGAGTGTCTGTGGTAGGCTATTTCTTGGAACAGCTGAGAAGATTCCAGAACCAGAACTCGTTGATACGACAGGTGCTGGAGATGCATTTATAGGGGCTATCCTTTATG CTATTTGCACCAACAGGCCACCAGAACAAATGTTACCCTTTGCAGCTCAAGTGGTTAGTATAAAAGTTACAC GCAGCAATTAG
- the LOC110871327 gene encoding ribokinase isoform X6 has product MLSPSNLIETPVVLGFGGVSVDLLATVASFPNPDDKIRSTSMKVQGGGNAGNALTCAARLGLNARLISKVANDVQGRGVLEELRADGVDVSFFVVSEEGNSPFTYVIVDNQTKTRTCIHTPGSPRMTPDDLTTSTVSSALNGVQLAYFDVRLHETALVVAHEANKRGIPILIDAERLREGLDEFLNLSDYVMCSAKLPQAWTKAPTVSSALVSMLLRLPKVKFVIVTLGADGCIMLERSITVPADDATIEEMDVDNLLKLLKQKLDCGQTAPTCVSSGITRLQAKGVGSVCGRLFLGTAEKIPEPELVDTTGAGDAFIGAILYAICTNRPPEQMLPFAAQVAAISCRALGARTGLPRLSDPRLTPFLG; this is encoded by the exons ATGTTGTCTCCGTCAAATCTGATTGAAACGCCAGTCGTA CTTGGATTCGGTGGTGTTTCGGTGGATCTGTTGGCGACTGTAGCGTCCTTTCCTAATCCTGACGATAAGATCAGAAGCACTAGCATGAAG GTTCAAGGAGGTGGTAATGCAGGGAATGCCCTAACGTGTGCAGCTCGTTTAGGATTAAATGCAAGGTTGATATCCAAG GTCGCCAATGACGTGCAAGGGCGAGGAGTCTTGGAAGAATTAAGAGCTGATGGTGTAGATGTCTCGTTTTTTGTG GTATCAGAAGAAGGAAATTCACCATTTACCTATGTCATTGTGGATAATCAAAC GAAAACTCGAACTTGCATTCATACTCCAGGGTCACCTCGTATGACTCCAGATGACCTCACAACCTCAACTGTGTCATCTGCATTGAACGGCGTGCAGCTTGCTTATTTCGATGTACGATTGCATGAAACCGCTTTAGTTGTTGCACATGAG GCAAACAAGAGGGGTATACCTATTTTAATTGATGCTGAAAGATTAAGAGAAGGATTGGACGAGTTTTTGAATTTATCGGACTATGTTATGTGCTCTGCTAAGCTTCCACAG GCATGGACCAAAGCTCCAACTGTTTCAAGCGCCCTTGTTTCCATGCTGTTAAGATTGCCAAAGGTCAAATTTGTCATTGTGACTTTGGGTGCGGATGGTTGCATAATGCTTGAGAGAAGTATAACTG TTCCAGCAGATGATGCTACAATTGAAGAAATGGATGTAGACAATCTACTTAAACTATTAAAGCAGAAACTTGATTGTGGTCAAACTGCTCCTACATGCGTTTCATCA GGTATTACAAGATTGCAAGCCAAAGGCGTGGGGAGTGTCTGTGGTAGGCTATTTCTTGGAACAGCTGAGAAGATTCCAGAACCAGAACTCGTTGATACGACAGGTGCTGGAGATGCATTTATAGGGGCTATCCTTTATG CTATTTGCACCAACAGGCCACCAGAACAAATGTTACCCTTTGCAGCTCAAGTG GCAGCAATTAGTTGCCGGGCTTTGGGAGCTCGAACAGGCCTTCCACGTCTATCAGATCCTCGATTAACGCCTTTTTTAGGTTAG